From one Paeniglutamicibacter psychrophenolicus genomic stretch:
- a CDS encoding NCS2 family permease, translating into MPSPENSLLEKTKVSRLDRYFKVTERGSNYSREIRGGFATFFAMSYIVVLNPLILAGADSNGDSLGSARVAAATALVAGIMTILMGAWAKHPFAMATGLGVNAFIAVTVATNPGLTWPDVMGLVIVSGLTMLVLVLTGFRTAVFNAVPSSLKSAIVVGIGMFIALIGLVNAGFVRRIPDAAGTTVPVGLGFEGTLVGWPILVFIVGLLLTIALVVRKTKGAILIGIVASAVLANILEAVFDIGPSFDGTTANPKGWSLVAPSMPDWALPDLSLIGQANIFGAFQNLGVTAALLLAFVILLSIFFDAMGTMVGLANEAGSVDEDGNIPDVDKVLLVDALGAVVGGGASASSSQIYVESGAGIGEGARTGLASIVTGVLFLAAMFLTPLIHLVPFEAVAPALVVVGFMMISHVSKIDWNDWGVAIPAFLTFVLMPFTYSIANGIGAGFVSFVFIRAIQGRAREVHPLMWAVAGAFVLFFGIGVIEQAMGA; encoded by the coding sequence ATGCCCTCACCGGAAAACTCCCTCCTCGAAAAGACGAAAGTTTCGCGTCTGGACCGTTATTTCAAGGTCACCGAACGCGGCTCCAACTACTCCAGAGAAATCCGTGGCGGCTTCGCCACGTTCTTTGCCATGAGCTACATCGTGGTGCTGAACCCGCTGATCCTTGCGGGCGCGGATTCCAACGGCGACTCCCTGGGTTCGGCCCGGGTCGCCGCCGCAACCGCCCTGGTTGCCGGCATCATGACGATCCTGATGGGGGCCTGGGCCAAGCACCCCTTCGCCATGGCCACCGGGTTGGGCGTGAACGCCTTCATCGCCGTGACAGTGGCAACCAACCCCGGACTCACGTGGCCCGACGTCATGGGCCTTGTCATCGTTTCGGGCCTGACCATGCTGGTGTTGGTGCTCACCGGCTTCCGCACCGCGGTGTTCAACGCCGTGCCCTCGAGCCTCAAGTCCGCCATCGTGGTGGGCATCGGCATGTTCATTGCGCTGATCGGCCTGGTCAACGCCGGCTTCGTGCGCCGCATCCCGGATGCCGCCGGAACCACCGTCCCGGTCGGCCTGGGCTTCGAGGGCACGCTGGTCGGCTGGCCCATCCTGGTGTTCATCGTGGGCCTGCTGCTCACCATCGCCCTGGTGGTGCGCAAGACCAAGGGTGCCATCCTCATCGGCATCGTCGCCTCCGCCGTCCTGGCCAACATCCTCGAGGCCGTCTTCGACATCGGCCCGTCCTTTGACGGAACCACCGCCAATCCGAAGGGCTGGTCGCTGGTGGCCCCCTCGATGCCGGACTGGGCGCTGCCCGACCTGTCGCTGATCGGGCAGGCCAACATCTTTGGCGCCTTCCAGAACCTCGGCGTGACCGCGGCCCTGCTGCTGGCCTTCGTCATCCTGCTCTCGATCTTCTTCGATGCCATGGGCACCATGGTGGGCCTGGCCAACGAGGCCGGCTCCGTCGATGAGGACGGGAACATCCCGGACGTGGACAAGGTGCTGCTGGTTGATGCTCTCGGCGCTGTAGTGGGCGGCGGAGCCTCGGCGTCCTCCAGCCAGATCTACGTGGAATCCGGAGCCGGCATCGGCGAGGGCGCCCGCACCGGCCTGGCCTCCATCGTCACCGGCGTGCTGTTCCTGGCCGCGATGTTCCTGACCCCGCTGATCCACCTGGTGCCGTTCGAGGCGGTCGCCCCGGCCCTGGTGGTCGTCGGGTTCATGATGATCTCGCACGTCTCGAAGATCGACTGGAACGACTGGGGCGTGGCCATTCCCGCGTTCCTGACCTTCGTGCTGATGCCCTTCACCTATTCGATCGCCAACGGCATCGGGGCCGGATTCGTTTCCTTCGTGTTCATCCGCGCGATCCAGGGCCGCGCCCGCGAGGTGCACCCGCTGATGTGGGCAGTTGCCGGGGCCTTCGTGCTCTTCTTCGGCATCGGCGTCATCGAGCAGGCAATGGGCGCCTAG
- a CDS encoding type II toxin-antitoxin system HipA family toxin — translation MSGQFIGELNGDERTFDFTPARASIDHFGVGSRALSVAVPLVARPNRAHASRRRNFFEELLPEGDQLEFMLAMAGLRRRDTLAFLARFGRDIAGALQIWDADDPTEPQTPEARPVSEEDVQVLLTERAANPLANSGIQSKTSLAGVQPKIVLAQLDGGWHQVFGGFPSTHIVKPAVSSRPTEIFDEEYGTRFTRALGVASFDTHLANFGRTDALVIQRFDRDLAVPGGRVHQEDFNQVLGAAGNQKYQMYGGIVNLKRIAEVLRTHGEASDMRQLAVITTLGVAISNLDMHAKNLGLLHHADGHIALAPAYDFVPHGLREGLDGQLALAVNKKYPHATITKDDLVSELISWGLRGAKNIVDDTLEQVQAVAAREEPAAQAAAGLAENVNATVQNLLDGRAAGTGS, via the coding sequence TTGAGCGGGCAGTTCATTGGAGAGCTGAACGGTGACGAGCGCACATTTGACTTCACTCCGGCTCGCGCCTCGATCGATCATTTCGGGGTGGGTAGCCGGGCTTTATCCGTCGCCGTGCCATTGGTCGCCCGGCCGAACAGGGCACACGCGTCACGGCGGCGGAACTTCTTTGAAGAGCTCCTTCCGGAAGGTGACCAGCTTGAGTTCATGCTGGCGATGGCCGGGTTGCGCAGGCGCGATACCTTGGCGTTCCTGGCTCGGTTCGGGCGCGACATCGCCGGCGCGCTTCAGATCTGGGATGCTGACGATCCTACGGAGCCTCAGACCCCAGAAGCGCGACCGGTGTCGGAGGAGGATGTGCAGGTTCTGCTTACTGAGCGCGCCGCGAACCCGCTCGCGAACTCCGGCATTCAGAGCAAGACGTCGCTCGCCGGCGTGCAGCCGAAGATCGTTCTCGCCCAGCTGGACGGCGGGTGGCACCAAGTCTTCGGCGGCTTCCCTTCAACGCACATCGTGAAGCCGGCGGTTTCAAGCCGGCCCACGGAAATATTCGACGAAGAGTACGGGACGCGATTCACCCGTGCGCTTGGCGTTGCCAGCTTTGACACACATCTTGCAAACTTTGGCAGAACCGACGCGCTCGTAATCCAACGGTTCGACCGCGATCTCGCAGTTCCCGGTGGGAGGGTTCACCAAGAAGACTTCAACCAGGTCCTCGGTGCGGCCGGGAACCAGAAGTACCAGATGTACGGCGGCATCGTGAATTTGAAGCGCATCGCTGAGGTGCTGCGAACTCATGGTGAGGCGAGCGATATGCGGCAGCTTGCTGTCATCACAACCCTCGGCGTCGCCATCTCAAACCTCGACATGCACGCGAAGAACTTGGGTCTCCTGCATCATGCCGATGGGCACATTGCGTTGGCGCCAGCGTACGATTTTGTCCCTCACGGTCTTCGCGAGGGGTTGGACGGGCAGCTGGCCCTCGCTGTGAATAAGAAGTACCCGCACGCAACCATCACCAAGGATGATCTCGTCAGCGAGCTCATCTCGTGGGGCCTCCGCGGTGCTAAAAACATCGTCGACGACACGCTCGAACAGGTGCAAGCCGTAGCTGCCAGGGAGGAACCTGCTGCCCAGGCTGCGGCAGGGTTGGCCGAGAACGTGAATGCCACTGTGCAGAATCTACTCGACGGACGCGCTGCGGGAACAGGATCTTGA
- a CDS encoding helix-turn-helix domain-containing protein: MALQQARLATGMSQRELSARTGVTQSAISSLESENYTLYAERLFKLLRECGVTITAEWDDSAEPVRSAESGGPR, from the coding sequence ATGGCTTTGCAGCAGGCGAGGCTGGCTACAGGGATGTCCCAGAGGGAGCTTTCCGCTCGGACGGGTGTCACGCAGAGCGCCATCAGCAGTCTGGAGTCCGAGAACTACACCCTCTACGCGGAAAGGCTTTTCAAGCTCTTGCGCGAATGCGGTGTGACCATCACTGCCGAGTGGGACGACAGTGCTGAGCCGGTTCGCAGCGCTGAGAGCGGAGGACCGCGATGA
- a CDS encoding ABC transporter ATP-binding protein: protein MIEVTNVTKTHGQITSADQVSFIAEAGVVTGLLGPNGAGKSSVMRIICDLDRADAGQATVCGRRYREHPIPMRVAGAQFEGSGAHPSRRAIDHLRWIARTNRLSDARVIEVLELVDLQPRDWKRRVREYSLGMQQRLGIASALLGDPQVVIFDEPANGLDPLGIQWLRGLLTGLARDGKTVLLSSHLMSETEMIADRVVLMDRSRVIGEGDVKDLVHAHGSLEKAFFERLELSRQQGSDTGDAR, encoded by the coding sequence ATGATCGAAGTCACAAACGTGACCAAGACACACGGTCAGATCACCTCGGCAGACCAGGTGAGCTTCATCGCGGAAGCGGGAGTTGTCACCGGGCTCCTCGGCCCCAACGGGGCAGGCAAATCTTCCGTCATGCGGATCATCTGTGACCTCGACCGCGCCGACGCAGGTCAAGCGACCGTGTGCGGACGCCGCTACCGCGAGCACCCCATCCCGATGCGGGTTGCCGGGGCACAGTTCGAGGGTTCCGGTGCGCACCCCTCCCGCCGCGCGATCGACCATCTGCGATGGATTGCCCGCACGAACCGGCTCTCGGATGCCCGAGTCATCGAGGTACTCGAACTAGTTGACCTTCAACCCCGTGACTGGAAGCGCCGGGTTAGGGAGTATTCCCTCGGGATGCAGCAGCGGCTCGGGATCGCCTCGGCACTGTTGGGCGATCCGCAGGTGGTGATCTTCGATGAGCCTGCCAATGGTCTCGACCCTCTCGGTATCCAGTGGTTGCGCGGTTTGCTCACCGGCCTCGCTCGCGACGGGAAGACGGTACTGCTCAGTTCACATCTGATGAGTGAAACCGAGATGATCGCCGATCGGGTCGTACTGATGGATCGCAGCCGCGTGATCGGTGAAGGCGACGTCAAAGACCTTGTACACGCACACGGAAGTCTCGAAAAGGCGTTCTTCGAGCGCCTCGAACTCTCCCGACAGCAAGGATCCGACACGGGAGACGCCCGATGA
- a CDS encoding sensor histidine kinase gives MEMIERPTWERSRAWIVVACLAPVPIIATLILDSSRTGLLLAPIISGLIMVVAALVWAIQRARRQRRNFEERLESWAAERAVAQERLRIARDLHDLSSHGLGLITVRAAATGYLDGPDADAERRQAMLDIERIGRSTTTELRRMLTLLRSPSDDPAPLHPADTLAALPDIIQNAERGGLIIQSTIEHLSDERDEYGGIASSAQLAICAIVREALTNVLRHAGPTTVRLAVIRNDDVVSITVDDDGKHPGWRPEPGAGHGLTGLRERAKAHGGTLATSPTRQGFRLHAALPVGASA, from the coding sequence ATGGAGATGATCGAGCGCCCCACCTGGGAGCGTTCGCGCGCCTGGATCGTGGTCGCGTGCCTCGCCCCGGTGCCCATCATCGCCACCTTAATCCTCGACTCAAGTAGAACAGGGCTGCTGCTGGCTCCGATCATCTCTGGGCTGATCATGGTCGTCGCGGCACTCGTCTGGGCGATCCAGCGTGCGAGACGGCAGCGTCGCAATTTCGAGGAACGCCTCGAATCCTGGGCCGCCGAGCGAGCCGTGGCGCAGGAACGGTTACGCATCGCCCGTGACCTGCATGACCTCAGCTCTCACGGCTTAGGGCTGATCACCGTCCGCGCCGCAGCCACCGGATACCTTGACGGCCCCGACGCCGACGCCGAACGGCGACAGGCAATGCTCGACATCGAGCGCATCGGACGCTCCACCACCACCGAACTTCGCCGGATGCTGACACTGCTGCGCAGCCCGAGCGACGACCCCGCCCCGCTGCACCCCGCCGACACCCTGGCAGCTCTTCCTGACATCATCCAAAACGCCGAACGGGGCGGACTCATCATCCAATCGACCATCGAGCACCTGAGCGATGAGCGCGACGAATACGGTGGGATCGCATCGAGTGCGCAACTCGCGATTTGTGCCATCGTTAGGGAAGCGCTCACGAACGTGCTCCGGCACGCCGGTCCCACCACAGTACGACTTGCTGTCATACGCAATGACGACGTCGTGAGCATCACCGTGGATGACGACGGGAAACATCCCGGTTGGCGACCCGAGCCCGGTGCCGGACACGGGCTCACCGGGCTGCGTGAACGGGCCAAGGCGCACGGCGGCACACTCGCCACGTCACCGACTCGGCAAGGCTTTCGGCTGCACGCTGCTCTCCCTGTCGGAGCGAGCGCATGA
- a CDS encoding response regulator transcription factor: MSDQPHSSTQPISVLLADDEPLIRQSLRIVIDSQPDLHVVGEASNGDETVQAARRLKPDVILMDIRMPGSDGIHATQAITADPALRGVRVLVLSMYELDEYVYGALRAGASGFLLKDAHPATLLDAIRRVCGGEALFAPSILTKLVDHYVSDSNAARTAAGSQTLARLTPRETEVLVLVAQGLSNDEITAELHVSNNTVKTHISNLLAKLHARDRAQLVIAAYEHGMAAVKHRR; encoded by the coding sequence ATGAGCGACCAGCCTCATTCATCGACGCAGCCGATCAGTGTGCTCCTCGCCGACGACGAACCCCTGATACGGCAGAGTCTGCGCATCGTTATCGACAGCCAACCAGACCTCCACGTCGTCGGCGAGGCGAGCAATGGCGACGAGACGGTGCAAGCGGCACGACGGCTCAAGCCGGACGTGATCTTGATGGATATACGGATGCCCGGGTCAGACGGCATCCACGCGACACAAGCCATCACTGCCGACCCCGCACTACGCGGGGTTCGGGTGCTCGTGCTGAGCATGTACGAACTCGATGAATACGTCTACGGGGCTCTCCGCGCTGGCGCAAGCGGATTCCTCCTGAAAGACGCACACCCCGCCACGCTGCTCGACGCCATCCGCCGCGTATGCGGTGGCGAAGCGTTGTTCGCGCCCTCGATTCTCACCAAGCTGGTCGACCACTATGTATCCGACTCCAACGCAGCGCGGACCGCCGCAGGCAGCCAAACGCTTGCTCGCCTCACCCCACGCGAGACTGAGGTGCTGGTACTCGTCGCGCAGGGGCTCTCTAACGATGAAATCACTGCAGAGCTGCACGTCTCGAACAACACGGTCAAAACACACATCAGCAACCTGCTCGCCAAGCTACACGCCCGTGACCGAGCCCAGCTCGTCATCGCCGCGTACGAACACGGAATGGCCGCCGTCAAGCACCGCCGCTGA
- a CDS encoding HAAS signaling domain-containing protein, producing the protein MTEPRDEEYSDELREALEFRDVPVEAIEQIVREVESHVVDSGEDPVIAFGPPSEYAINFAPRSRMTWFWALIVSSVILASGGAYILISGIFGLLSSATLWGLPAWGLIVLGMLGIAAFCMLVLAATARSKRRSSSWRI; encoded by the coding sequence GTGACTGAACCACGCGATGAGGAATACTCTGACGAGCTACGGGAAGCACTAGAATTTCGAGATGTTCCTGTGGAAGCGATCGAGCAGATAGTCCGTGAGGTCGAGAGTCACGTCGTTGATTCTGGTGAGGATCCGGTAATCGCGTTTGGTCCCCCAAGTGAGTATGCAATCAATTTTGCACCCAGATCGCGAATGACCTGGTTTTGGGCTTTGATCGTTTCGTCAGTGATTCTGGCCAGCGGAGGAGCGTACATTCTGATTTCAGGCATCTTTGGCCTGCTATCTTCCGCGACGCTATGGGGCTTGCCAGCCTGGGGCCTGATCGTCCTCGGAATGCTAGGGATAGCTGCGTTCTGCATGCTCGTTCTAGCGGCAACTGCGAGGTCAAAGCGCCGCTCATCGTCGTGGCGAATATAA
- a CDS encoding PadR family transcriptional regulator yields MEISQWPSEWLRGVLAAAVLSIVSNEETYGYLIGQRLAEGGLGVVKGGTLYPLLTRLEQDGDVVASWRDGDGGPGRKYYAITPAGQQRLNLLRTDWQIFSGNATSIISGKKAGQ; encoded by the coding sequence ATGGAAATATCGCAGTGGCCATCCGAGTGGCTCAGGGGTGTCCTCGCCGCAGCAGTCCTGTCCATCGTCAGCAACGAAGAAACCTATGGATATCTCATCGGGCAGCGATTAGCTGAAGGCGGGCTCGGAGTTGTTAAGGGCGGCACGCTCTACCCACTGCTAACCCGCCTCGAACAAGACGGGGATGTCGTTGCATCCTGGCGCGATGGTGACGGCGGTCCGGGACGAAAATACTACGCAATAACGCCTGCAGGTCAACAACGGCTCAATCTACTACGGACGGATTGGCAGATTTTTTCTGGCAACGCAACGTCGATCATTTCAGGAAAGAAGGCAGGACAGTGA
- a CDS encoding IS1595 family transposase has protein sequence MFEPTADSGAVEPVAGRDYPVDIAQLRAWFPGDDACLDYLDWLRWPQGFICPRCGSPSAGRDEIGRYRCHGCRRRVSVTAGTIFDKTRIPMTVWFEAIWLFTAGKSGISAMYLHRVLPIGSYQTAWTMLSRLRQVMSSAESEPLRGTVEMDETFLGGPRHGKFGRGAAGKTLVAGALEILPDGWGRARLGVIPDASAASLKAFVRANIASGSTVITDAWRSYPSALAGYVHEPVNVAASGKPAHESLPAVHRLFALVKRSMEGTYQGSWSVEHLPQYLDEFVFRFNRRHSRSRGLVFMRLLQRAAASQRVTYRDLALVSKPKPVHPAGVHGARAWPGTLDIDSPPLPWRKNT, from the coding sequence GTGTTCGAGCCTACCGCTGACTCCGGGGCCGTCGAGCCCGTTGCCGGCAGGGACTATCCGGTTGATATCGCCCAGCTGCGTGCCTGGTTTCCCGGTGACGATGCGTGCCTGGATTACCTGGATTGGCTGCGTTGGCCGCAAGGGTTCATTTGTCCTCGCTGCGGCTCGCCGTCGGCCGGGCGGGATGAGATTGGCCGGTACCGTTGCCACGGGTGCCGGCGACGGGTCTCGGTGACCGCGGGGACGATCTTTGACAAGACACGCATCCCAATGACGGTCTGGTTCGAAGCCATCTGGCTGTTCACGGCCGGCAAGAGCGGCATTTCGGCCATGTACCTGCATCGCGTGCTGCCCATCGGGTCTTACCAAACAGCCTGGACCATGTTGTCCCGGCTCCGGCAGGTGATGAGCAGTGCCGAAAGCGAGCCGCTGCGCGGAACCGTGGAGATGGACGAGACGTTCCTGGGCGGTCCCCGCCATGGCAAGTTCGGGCGGGGCGCTGCGGGAAAGACGCTGGTGGCAGGCGCCCTGGAGATCCTGCCCGACGGCTGGGGGCGTGCACGATTGGGGGTCATTCCCGATGCCTCGGCCGCGTCGCTCAAGGCGTTTGTCCGGGCCAACATCGCGTCCGGATCCACCGTCATCACCGACGCGTGGAGGTCATACCCATCGGCCCTTGCGGGCTACGTGCACGAGCCGGTCAACGTGGCCGCGTCAGGCAAACCCGCCCACGAGTCCTTGCCCGCGGTTCACCGGCTGTTCGCACTGGTCAAAAGATCCATGGAAGGGACCTACCAGGGTTCCTGGAGCGTTGAGCACCTGCCGCAGTACCTTGATGAGTTCGTGTTCCGGTTCAATCGGCGACACAGCCGCAGCAGAGGTCTGGTCTTCATGCGGCTGCTGCAGCGCGCGGCCGCATCGCAACGCGTGACCTACCGCGACCTTGCCCTGGTCTCGAAACCCAAACCGGTGCATCCCGCCGGGGTCCATGGCGCGCGGGCATGGCCCGGCACCCTGGATATCGACTCCCCGCCGCTGCCTTGGCGCAAAAACACCTGA
- a CDS encoding IS110 family transposase, with product MTALSIVSHCHPFVVGVDTHARNHVYAILDAANGALLDTQSFPATSAGINRAIAWVARRTSADADTLWVIEGAASYGAILAGTVATHGFPVAEAPRMDAKKNRGVGKTDALDSHRMAMAVLPLPVEKLRRPRLNEGIRQGLRILVTARESMTKDRTRSVNALNALVRSNDLGIDARRKLTPVQIEETSRWREREEELAPGIARAEAVRLAKHILDLDGQLKSNEQKLDGLVKVSEAAPLLEETGFRAVAAAKCLVAWSHEGRVRSEAAFACLAGVSPIPASSGNTVRHRLNRGGDRRLNSALHMAAITRMTYDAETRGYVEKRRAQGKTDKEIRRCVKRYLARRIFRILAAAAQAKEVQEAT from the coding sequence GTGACCGCTCTGTCTATCGTCTCGCATTGCCACCCATTTGTCGTGGGTGTCGACACTCACGCACGCAACCATGTCTACGCCATCCTCGACGCCGCCAATGGCGCACTGCTGGATACGCAGTCATTCCCGGCTACCTCGGCCGGCATCAACCGCGCCATCGCATGGGTCGCACGACGCACCAGCGCGGATGCCGACACCCTCTGGGTGATCGAGGGAGCAGCGTCCTACGGTGCGATCCTCGCCGGCACCGTGGCCACCCACGGATTCCCCGTTGCCGAGGCCCCTCGCATGGACGCCAAGAAGAACCGCGGCGTCGGCAAAACCGACGCCCTGGACTCCCACCGGATGGCCATGGCCGTGCTGCCCTTGCCGGTGGAAAAACTGCGCCGTCCCCGCCTGAACGAGGGGATCCGCCAGGGCCTGCGGATCCTGGTGACCGCCCGGGAATCCATGACCAAGGACCGGACCCGCTCGGTCAATGCCTTGAACGCCCTGGTGCGCAGCAACGACCTCGGCATCGATGCCCGCAGGAAGCTCACCCCGGTCCAGATCGAGGAGACCTCCCGGTGGCGCGAGCGCGAGGAAGAACTGGCCCCGGGCATCGCCCGTGCCGAGGCGGTCCGCCTCGCCAAGCACATCCTGGACCTGGATGGGCAGCTGAAGTCCAACGAGCAGAAGCTGGACGGGCTGGTCAAGGTCAGCGAGGCCGCGCCTTTGCTTGAGGAGACGGGCTTCCGGGCGGTGGCCGCGGCGAAATGCTTGGTTGCGTGGTCGCACGAGGGACGGGTTCGCAGCGAGGCAGCCTTCGCGTGCCTGGCGGGCGTGAGCCCCATCCCCGCGTCCTCGGGAAACACGGTGCGCCACCGGCTGAACCGCGGAGGCGACAGGCGGCTCAACAGCGCCCTGCACATGGCCGCAATCACCAGGATGACCTATGATGCCGAAACCCGGGGTTACGTCGAAAAACGCCGCGCTCAAGGCAAGACCGACAAGGAAATCCGGCGCTGCGTCAAGCGCTACCTGGCCCGGCGCATCTTCAGGATCCTGGCTGCCGCGGCCCAGGCAAAAGAGGTGCAGGAAGCCACTTGA
- a CDS encoding tyrosine-type recombinase/integrase — MHILVLVVRVARGDLAGSAHLELVSGVAQLRPEDAMVDAMLSGWRAQQSARGLQERTMASRESQVRRFADFTNEYPWHWTPADVDEWSQWLTSERHLAPSSIRGQQAHLRLFSEYITDTRYGWAQTCEEAFGTFPVPITHEWNTIAHLNEYEGTPEARPFTRQEVQRFLDYADDQVDRAVRSKRKGALAAYRDATLFKVIYGWGLRRTETAKLDLNDWGRNPAAAEFGRYGMLHVRYGKSVRGQTPRRRNVPSIMGWAVEAVTDYVENIRPRFGGAEHPALWLTERGGRIKPVEINARFVAYREALELPSELTPHSLRHSYVTHLTEDGVDRRFIQEAVGHRSDSSTAIYTHVSSDFMNTALRKALTPAFDPAPPEPPKEP; from the coding sequence ATGCATATTTTGGTGTTGGTGGTCCGGGTGGCCCGCGGTGATTTGGCTGGTTCCGCGCACTTGGAGCTGGTCTCCGGGGTGGCTCAGCTGCGCCCCGAGGACGCGATGGTCGACGCGATGCTCTCGGGCTGGCGTGCCCAGCAATCCGCCCGTGGGCTGCAGGAACGGACGATGGCGTCCCGGGAGTCGCAGGTGCGGCGCTTCGCGGACTTCACGAATGAGTATCCGTGGCACTGGACCCCGGCGGACGTCGATGAATGGTCGCAGTGGCTGACCAGCGAGCGTCACTTGGCGCCGTCCTCGATCCGCGGCCAGCAGGCGCATCTGCGGTTGTTCAGTGAATACATCACCGATACCCGCTACGGATGGGCGCAAACCTGCGAGGAAGCCTTCGGCACGTTTCCGGTGCCGATCACCCATGAGTGGAATACGATCGCCCACCTCAACGAGTATGAGGGCACCCCCGAGGCCCGGCCGTTCACCCGCCAGGAGGTGCAGCGGTTCTTGGATTACGCCGATGACCAGGTGGATCGGGCCGTGCGTTCCAAGCGCAAGGGGGCACTGGCTGCCTACCGCGATGCGACGTTGTTCAAGGTGATCTATGGGTGGGGGCTGCGCCGCACCGAAACCGCGAAGCTGGACCTGAACGATTGGGGACGGAACCCGGCGGCCGCCGAGTTCGGCAGGTACGGGATGCTGCACGTACGTTATGGTAAATCGGTGCGCGGGCAAACTCCGCGTCGTCGCAATGTCCCCTCCATCATGGGGTGGGCGGTGGAGGCCGTGACTGACTATGTCGAGAACATCCGACCCCGCTTCGGCGGTGCCGAGCATCCCGCATTATGGCTCACCGAACGAGGCGGCAGAATCAAGCCCGTCGAGATCAACGCCCGGTTTGTCGCCTATCGCGAGGCCTTGGAGCTGCCCAGTGAGCTCACGCCCCATTCCTTGAGGCATTCCTATGTCACCCATTTGACCGAGGACGGGGTGGACCGCAGGTTCATCCAAGAGGCCGTCGGGCACCGCAGCGATTCCTCGACCGCGATCTATACGCATGTGAGCTCGGATTTCATGAACACCGCCCTGCGCAAGGCACTCACCCCGGCCTTCGACCCCGCCCCACCCGAACCACCCAAGGAGCCCTGA
- a CDS encoding helix-turn-helix domain-containing protein, translating to MTRQLDYRWHLRQLMAGRSLFATTDLVPLLADRGIKLSSSQVYRLVAERPERLSLKTLVALLDILECSMEELIEPVAAEPALKAKVAGSGTNAVGDLRPKRARITGPGT from the coding sequence ATGACACGCCAACTCGACTATCGCTGGCATTTGCGCCAGCTGATGGCCGGTCGGTCCCTGTTCGCTACCACCGACCTGGTCCCGCTGCTGGCCGATCGCGGAATCAAGCTGTCCTCCAGCCAGGTCTATCGCCTGGTCGCCGAGCGTCCCGAACGACTCAGCCTCAAGACCCTGGTCGCCCTGCTGGACATCCTGGAATGCTCGATGGAGGAACTGATCGAGCCGGTGGCGGCGGAACCGGCACTCAAGGCCAAGGTCGCCGGCTCCGGCACGAACGCGGTCGGAGACCTGCGGCCCAAACGCGCCCGCATCACCGGCCCCGGCACCTAA